In one window of Arachis ipaensis cultivar K30076 chromosome B06, Araip1.1, whole genome shotgun sequence DNA:
- the LOC107648641 gene encoding dnaJ protein P58IPK homolog: MLSVMGLLLLPMDSVACRGLLYALFILNFVLVCQLILLQPLVSASGGKSGNAAELFDKVSESIKVKHYTEALDDLNAAIEADPNLSEAYLFRASVLRQLCRYEQSEGSYKKFLELKPGHSTAEKELSQLLQAKSALETAQSLFGSGNFIKSLEYIDKVVLVFSPACIEAKLLKVKLLIADKEYENAIAESGFLLKEDENNLEALLLRGRAYYYLADHDVATRHYQKGLRLDPEHSELKKAYFGLKNLLKKTKSAEDNANKGKLRVAVEEFKTALAVDPDHLAHNVHLHLELCKVLVKLGRGKDALDSCNEALKINEELLEALVQRGEAKLLIEDWEGAVEDLKSAAQKSPQDMNIREAVMRAEKALKLSKRKDYYKILGISKTASAPEIKRAYKKLALQWHPDKNVENREEAEAKFREIAAAYEVLSDEDKRTRYDRGEDLEDMTSGGGGGFNPFGAGGFGGQQYHFTFEGGFPGGGFGGGFPGGGGYEFHF; encoded by the exons ATGCTTAGTGTTATGGGTTTGTTGTTGCTGCCGATGGATTCGGTAGCGTGCAGGGGGTTGCTTTACGCGCTCTTTATACTCAACTTTGTTTTGGTTTGCCAACTCATTCTCCTTCAGCCTCTAGTTTCTGCTTCAG GTGGAAAATCTGGAAATGCTGCTGAGTTATTTGATAAGGTATCAGAAAGTATAAAAGTTAAACATTATACTGAGGCACTTGATGATCTAAATGCTGCCATAGAAGCAGACCCAAATCTTTCAGAAGCATATCTATTCCGTGCATCAGTTCTTCGTCAATTGTGCAG ATATGAGCAATCCGAGGGGAGCTACAAGAAGTTTCTGGAGCTCAAACCTGGACATTCAACTGCAGAAAAGGAGCTCTCCCAGCTATTGCAGGCTAAGAGTGCCCTAGAAACAGCTCAGTCCCTTTTTGGTTCAGGAAACTTCATAAAATCTTTAGAATATATTGATAAAGTTGTTCTTGTTTTTTCTCCAGCTTGCATCGAG GCTAAGCTACTGAAAGTGAAGTTATTGATAGCTGATAAAGAGTATGAAAATGCCATAGCTGAGTCTGGATTCCTTCTTAAGGAAGATGAAAATAATTTAGAGGCATTGTTGTTGCGTGGTCGTGCATATTACTATTTAGCTGATCATGATGTTGCCACCAG GCATTACCAGAAAGGCCTCCGCCTGGATCCAGAGCACAGTGAATTAAAAAAAGCATATTTTGGATtgaaaaatctactcaaaaagaCAAAAAGT GCTGAAGATAATGCAAATAAGGGTAAACTCCGTGTGGCAGTGGAGGAATTCAAAACTGCACTTGCAGTTGACCCTGATCATCTTGCACATAATGTTCATCTTCATCTAGAATTATGTAAAGTCCTAGTCAAGCTTGGCAGAGGAAAAGATGCCTTGGACAGTTGTAATGAAGCTCTTAAAATCAATGAGGAGCTTCTTGAAGCCCTTGTTCAG AGGGGAGAAGCCAAACTTCTAATAGAGGATTGGGAGGGAGCTGTTGAGGATCTGAAATCAGCTGCTCAAAAATCTCCTCAG GACATGAATATCCGTGAAGCAGTAATGAGGGCTGAGAAAGCTCTAAAGCTGAGCAAACGCAAGGATTACTACAAGATTTTGGGAATCTCAAAAACAGCTTCCGCCCCTGAGATAAAACGCGCATACAAGAAACTTGCTTTGCAATGGCACCCGGATAAGAATGTAGAAAACAGGGAAGAAGCAGAGGCTAAGTTCCGAGAAATCGCTGCAGCATATGAG GTACTTAGTGACGAAGACAAACGCACAAGATACGATAGAGGGGAGGACCTTGAAGACATGACCAGTGGCGGGGGTGGTGGGTTCAATCCATTTGGTGCCGGTGGGTTTGGTGGACAGCAGTATCACTTCACATTCGAAGGTGGCTTTCCCGGTGGTGGTTTCGGAGGAGGCTTTCCCGGGGGTGGGGGATACGAGTTCCATTTTTGA
- the LOC107648640 gene encoding fasciclin-like arabinogalactan protein 11 — translation MANPVIHFFGILFLLQTISAQTIAPAPAGPTNITKVLEKAGQFTTFIKLLKATQVADRINSQLNNSNQGLTIFAPTDNAFATLKSGTLNSISTQDQLQLVQFHILPTLYTMSQFQTASNPLHTQAGSSDDGQYPLNVTTSGNQVNVTTGVVDTTVSNTIYSDNQLAVYQVDQVLLPLALFGAPPTAAPAEAPAPSKPEKNVRAASDAPSGSSDSSTDASNAVAVNGYTVKGALVVAVITAIMMSVSWL, via the coding sequence ATGGCAAACCCAGTGATCCACTTCTTCGGCATCTTGTTCTTGTTACAAACAATCTCAGCACAAACAATAGCTCCAGCACCAGCAGGACCAACAAACATCACAAAAGTTCTGGAAAAAGCAGGACAGTTCACAACCTTCATCAAGCTCCTCAAGGCCACACAGGTAGCCGATCGGATCAACTCACAGCtcaacaactccaaccaaggcctCACGATCTTCGCGCCAACCGATAACGCCTTCGCCACCCTCAAATCTggcaccttaaactccataagcACCCAAGACCAGCTCCAACTGGTGCAGTTCCACATTCTCCCGACCCTCTACACCATGTCACAGTTCCAAACCGCAAGTAACCCCTTGCACACGCAAGCCGGTAGCAGCGACGACGGACAGTACCCTCTCAATGTTACTACTTCAGGGAACCAAGTGAATGTCACCACTGGAGTGGTGGACACAACTGTGTCCAACACTATCTACAGTGATAACCAACTTGCTGTGTACCAGGTGGACCAGGTGCTTCTTCCTTTGGCTCTCTTTGGCGCTCCCCCTACCGCGGCTCCTGCCGAGGCTCCAGCTCCGAGTAAGCCGGAGAAGAATGTGAGGGCCGCCTCGGATGCTCCCTCTGGCTCTTCGGATTCGTCCACGGATGCTTCAAATGCAGTGGCTGTGAATGGCTACACAGTGAAAGGAGCATTGGTTGTTGCAGTTATCACTGCCATCATGATGAGTGTTTCTTGGCTGTGA